Proteins co-encoded in one Rhodococcus sp. PAMC28707 genomic window:
- a CDS encoding ice-binding family protein, protein MPQPQSAPSPHSPRRIRFLAMPSVGILALGTAALLILPNATAGAATAPVGLGTAESYAVLAGTTVTNTGPSVVSGDLGVSPGTAVTGFPPGLVNNGVIHSADAEALQAQADLTTAYNDAAGRTPPTLVSTDLGGQTLAPGVYKADSALGLTGTVTLDAQSDPAAVFIFQAGSTLITAPNSTVNLIGGANPCNVFWQVSSSAILGTTTTFVGTIMALTSITLQTGATVAGRVLARNGQVALDTNVITRPTCSTPPTTTTTPPTTTTTVPPTTTTTVPPTTTTTTPPITTTTTTPPITTTTTTPPITTTTTATPPVVIDIPTIPGLPSIPGVPPVITIPPIPGAPNVPGVPNVPGVPNVPGVPNVPGAPNAPGVPNAPGTPNAPGVPNAPGTPNAPGTPGAPQAPAPNSGPNGGPSTNAPGGQITQIPNGGVDTGDGSTAQQSDARQSAPMWTAAAVLVGGAGLIVARRQNRNINGS, encoded by the coding sequence ATGCCACAACCACAATCTGCACCGAGCCCGCATTCCCCAAGACGAATCCGATTTCTCGCCATGCCGTCGGTCGGCATTCTCGCATTGGGCACCGCTGCACTACTGATACTCCCCAATGCAACGGCAGGTGCAGCCACCGCGCCGGTCGGCTTGGGAACTGCGGAAAGCTATGCGGTGCTAGCCGGCACTACGGTCACCAACACAGGCCCATCGGTCGTCTCGGGCGATCTCGGAGTCAGCCCCGGCACCGCCGTCACCGGATTCCCCCCGGGCCTGGTCAACAACGGGGTCATTCACTCTGCGGACGCCGAAGCACTGCAAGCACAGGCGGACCTGACCACCGCCTACAACGACGCTGCAGGGCGGACACCACCAACGTTGGTCTCGACCGACCTCGGTGGACAAACCCTTGCTCCCGGGGTGTACAAAGCGGACTCTGCGCTCGGACTGACCGGGACTGTAACCCTTGACGCCCAATCAGATCCGGCCGCCGTCTTCATCTTTCAAGCAGGTTCGACGTTGATCACCGCGCCGAACAGCACGGTCAACCTTATCGGCGGCGCTAACCCCTGCAACGTGTTCTGGCAGGTCAGCAGCTCCGCCATACTGGGCACCACCACCACGTTCGTCGGTACCATCATGGCGCTCACCTCGATCACCCTGCAAACCGGAGCCACGGTTGCCGGCCGGGTCCTGGCACGCAATGGTCAAGTCGCACTGGACACCAACGTCATCACACGTCCGACGTGTTCCACGCCGCCGACTACAACCACCACGCCACCGACCACAACCACCACCGTGCCACCCACAACTACGACAACCGTGCCGCCCACCACTACAACAACCACACCCCCGATCACGACCACCACAACCACACCCCCGATTACCACCACAACCACCACACCGCCGATCACCACCACCACAACAGCCACGCCTCCGGTGGTCATCGACATCCCCACAATTCCCGGCCTACCTTCGATTCCCGGTGTCCCACCGGTGATCACGATTCCGCCGATCCCCGGAGCACCGAATGTGCCGGGTGTACCGAATGTGCCAGGCGTACCCAACGTGCCAGGCGTACCCAACGTGCCAGGAGCCCCCAATGCTCCGGGCGTACCCAATGCTCCCGGCACACCCAATGCTCCCGGCGTTCCGAACGCACCGGGGACACCCAACGCGCCAGGAACACCTGGTGCACCGCAAGCTCCAGCCCCTAACAGTGGACCCAACGGTGGCCCGAGCACCAATGCACCCGGTGGCCAGATCACGCAGATCCCCAACGGTGGAGTCGATACCGGTGACGGCAGTACCGCTCAACAGAGCGATGCGCGTCAATCGGCACCGATGTGGACGGCTGCGGCGGTACTCGTCGGTGGAGCCGGACTGATAGTCGCTCGGCGCCAGAACCGAAACATCAACGGCAGCTGA
- a CDS encoding class F sortase has product MFSHRHSGYNDRPTAPRHRGAVGGLVTAVALAIALITGCGASTDTDTSTVNQPLSLAESPSSASSATPQPAAPSLAPSEDAQAIDTAVAVAPLSASTPVRIEIPAIGVDSDLIGLGLQADGTMEVPSGGFPGGWYDGSPTPGEMGPSIVAGHVDWGGDPGIFYRLRELNSGDSVIVSRQDDSVLTFTVSDIEQYPKAEFPTASVYGDIDYAGLRLITCGGAFDSDAASYDDNIVVYAALT; this is encoded by the coding sequence ATGTTCTCCCACCGCCACTCGGGATACAACGATCGTCCCACCGCGCCTCGACATCGGGGCGCGGTGGGAGGGCTCGTCACTGCGGTTGCACTGGCGATAGCGCTTATCACCGGATGCGGCGCGTCGACAGATACCGATACGTCGACGGTCAACCAGCCGCTATCGCTGGCCGAGTCCCCCAGTTCAGCTTCGTCAGCCACACCTCAACCGGCCGCACCATCGCTCGCACCTTCGGAAGATGCGCAGGCCATCGATACGGCGGTTGCTGTCGCGCCGCTCTCGGCGTCGACGCCGGTGCGGATCGAGATTCCGGCAATCGGTGTCGATTCCGACCTCATCGGATTGGGGCTGCAGGCCGACGGCACCATGGAGGTGCCGTCGGGTGGATTCCCCGGCGGCTGGTACGACGGTTCACCTACCCCGGGTGAGATGGGCCCCTCCATCGTCGCCGGGCACGTGGATTGGGGCGGAGACCCTGGGATTTTCTATCGTCTACGCGAACTGAACAGCGGGGACAGTGTCATCGTCAGCCGTCAGGATGACAGCGTGCTGACCTTCACCGTCTCGGACATCGAGCAGTATCCCAAAGCCGAGTTTCCGACGGCATCGGTGTACGGAGATATCGATTATGCCGGTCTCAGATTGATCACTTGCGGCGGTGCGTTCGACAGTGATGCCGCGAGTTACGACGACAACATCGTCGTGTACGCCGCTCTCACTTGA
- a CDS encoding DUF1707 domain-containing protein: protein MSDYLPTRRATDAERLDATLHLTDALARGALSGEEYNDRIEDVNSAQSIDQVAATLVDLPPLLPATTASEKRKRDDLREWLREWQYWLGGSVLMVGIWGVQSLMDGSVIKFWPGLPIGIWALVLIACVFWPSEDHETS from the coding sequence ATGTCCGACTACCTGCCAACTCGTCGAGCCACCGACGCGGAGCGCCTCGATGCAACTCTCCACCTCACGGATGCGCTGGCCAGAGGTGCTTTGAGCGGCGAAGAGTACAATGATCGGATCGAAGACGTGAACAGCGCTCAATCGATCGACCAAGTTGCAGCCACGCTGGTCGATCTGCCTCCTTTGCTGCCAGCCACCACCGCGAGCGAAAAACGTAAACGGGATGATCTGCGCGAGTGGCTCAGAGAGTGGCAGTACTGGCTCGGCGGTTCGGTGCTGATGGTGGGCATCTGGGGAGTGCAAAGCCTGATGGACGGATCTGTGATCAAGTTCTGGCCGGGACTTCCGATTGGAATTTGGGCGCTCGTGCTCATCGCGTGCGTGTTCTGGCCGAGCGAGGACCACGAAACTAGCTGA
- a CDS encoding TetR/AcrR family transcriptional regulator, which translates to MPPTYNPSERRRHVGNVLLELIADEGLAGTNIRAVAERADCSVGAIQKYFRTKDDMLEFALQLVGERVEARLQSVDRTGTLVDVVRSWLLATLPLDAERRAEARIWAEFSVRAIGHRPYSAAAIAVDNDIRAALTEYLEEERRQGAVSADIETSTVADALIATSDGLALTMLYDEGREVEALAALDVVINRLLPLP; encoded by the coding sequence GTGCCCCCGACCTACAACCCCAGCGAGCGACGGCGACATGTCGGAAACGTGCTGCTGGAATTGATCGCCGACGAAGGCCTCGCCGGAACAAACATCCGAGCAGTCGCTGAACGCGCCGACTGCTCCGTCGGGGCAATCCAGAAGTACTTCCGCACCAAAGACGACATGCTCGAATTCGCACTACAACTCGTGGGCGAACGAGTGGAAGCCAGGCTCCAGTCTGTCGATCGCACCGGCACCCTTGTCGACGTCGTGCGGAGTTGGTTACTCGCCACGCTCCCGCTCGACGCCGAAAGAAGAGCCGAAGCCCGAATTTGGGCGGAGTTTTCAGTCCGCGCGATCGGACATCGCCCCTACTCCGCAGCCGCCATTGCAGTCGACAACGACATCCGTGCAGCACTCACCGAGTATCTCGAGGAGGAGCGACGACAAGGCGCCGTTTCTGCAGACATCGAAACTTCAACTGTGGCCGATGCATTGATCGCAACCAGTGACGGTCTTGCGCTGACGATGCTCTACGACGAGGGCAGAGAAGTAGAAGCGTTGGCCGCATTGGATGTTGTCATCAATCGGCTCCTCCCACTTCCCTGA
- a CDS encoding helix-turn-helix transcriptional regulator encodes MARTPRRQTRSAVLARRLSNTELSFKLQLVKIRNDRGLTQTDVAEKMGVDKSAVSRFERIDANPRLATIRAYALAIDAIFEMTATENEPEIHVFGVGKPSVSRPNANDAYRILVLHSNKSAQSPPAIVFGGTKHSNLSFGEAGVADRRQGALVTRLTPTDAEDMHHV; translated from the coding sequence ATGGCACGCACACCTCGACGACAAACGCGAAGCGCCGTACTGGCGCGACGCCTCTCCAATACGGAGCTTTCGTTCAAGCTGCAGCTGGTCAAAATTCGCAACGACCGCGGCCTGACACAAACCGACGTCGCAGAGAAGATGGGCGTCGACAAGAGCGCCGTCTCGCGCTTTGAGCGAATCGACGCCAACCCGCGTCTGGCCACGATCCGCGCGTACGCACTCGCCATCGATGCAATCTTTGAGATGACAGCGACCGAAAACGAGCCCGAAATCCACGTATTCGGCGTCGGAAAGCCCTCCGTATCGCGCCCCAACGCGAACGACGCCTATCGAATCCTGGTTCTACACAGCAATAAGAGCGCACAGTCACCTCCGGCCATCGTCTTTGGCGGCACGAAGCACAGCAATCTCAGTTTCGGCGAAGCCGGAGTTGCCGACCGTCGACAGGGTGCACTCGTAACCAGACTCACGCCCACGGACGCAGAGGACATGCACCATGTTTAG
- a CDS encoding aldo/keto reductase, translating to MSIPTRRIPALDRDVSAIGLGCMGINWAYARDDADSARTGSEILAHALASGIDFFDTSDAYAAGENEKIVGDAVADADVVIATKAGLIGSMDSGKPTLTRNGRPDHLRKACDDSLRRLGIDTIDLYYLHRVDDQVPIEESWGALSDLVAAGKVRALGLSEVTVEQAAAAHGIHPVAAVQSELSVWTRDALGQGNTPDGAAVGNIVDWTRDRDAVFVAFSPLGRGFLTGSLDTAALPSSDFRTTLPRFTGSAAQQNQAIVDALASVADRHATTPAAIALAWVLAQGQHVIPIPGTTKATHLDANFSAAQLTLTAEDLGILDGAPAAVGPRY from the coding sequence ATGTCAATTCCAACTCGTAGAATCCCCGCACTCGACCGTGACGTCAGTGCCATCGGACTCGGCTGCATGGGCATCAACTGGGCCTATGCGCGCGACGACGCGGATTCGGCCCGCACAGGTTCGGAGATTCTTGCCCACGCACTCGCGTCGGGTATCGATTTCTTCGATACCAGTGACGCTTACGCCGCCGGGGAGAACGAAAAAATTGTCGGCGACGCTGTGGCTGACGCCGACGTCGTCATCGCGACGAAGGCGGGCCTGATCGGTTCCATGGACAGTGGGAAGCCGACACTGACACGTAACGGCCGCCCGGATCACCTTCGGAAGGCGTGCGATGACAGTCTGCGGCGCCTCGGAATCGACACTATCGATCTTTACTACCTGCACCGCGTCGATGATCAGGTGCCGATCGAGGAATCGTGGGGAGCGCTGTCCGATCTTGTTGCTGCAGGCAAAGTTCGAGCGTTGGGTTTGAGTGAAGTCACCGTCGAGCAAGCCGCGGCGGCGCATGGTATCCACCCGGTGGCCGCTGTTCAGTCCGAATTATCGGTATGGACCCGAGACGCATTGGGGCAGGGCAATACTCCTGATGGTGCCGCTGTCGGGAACATCGTCGACTGGACTCGTGACCGCGACGCGGTGTTCGTCGCTTTCTCACCGCTGGGGCGCGGGTTCCTGACCGGGAGTCTCGATACTGCGGCCCTGCCGTCGAGCGATTTCAGGACTACGCTTCCCAGGTTCACCGGTTCGGCGGCGCAACAAAACCAAGCGATTGTCGACGCCCTCGCGTCAGTCGCCGATCGCCACGCCACGACGCCGGCAGCTATCGCGTTGGCATGGGTGTTGGCGCAGGGGCAGCATGTCATCCCGATCCCGGGAACGACGAAGGCGACTCATCTCGACGCCAATTTCTCTGCTGCGCAGCTTACTTTGACGGCGGAGGATCTCGGGATCCTCGACGGTGCACCTGCCGCGGTCGGCCCACGCTACTGA
- a CDS encoding MerR family transcriptional regulator → MSAPARQTSIGRPEGIGIAEMAECSGLTQDTLRWYEREGLTPDIPRSANGRRVFTPRMVSLLNLLVRLRSTGMPTADMRDFVRLIDGGPATHRQRVAILSAHRARIAERQRHLTDASNALESKISHYELLISEGLDCEGAAVPNPADNDQ, encoded by the coding sequence ATGAGTGCACCGGCACGGCAAACATCGATCGGCCGACCTGAGGGCATCGGAATTGCCGAGATGGCGGAATGCTCTGGGCTGACCCAGGACACGCTTCGGTGGTACGAGCGAGAGGGATTGACTCCTGACATTCCCCGATCGGCAAATGGTCGACGCGTTTTCACGCCGAGGATGGTCTCCTTGCTGAATCTGCTTGTTCGCCTTCGGTCGACGGGTATGCCGACTGCTGATATGCGCGATTTTGTGAGGCTCATCGACGGCGGTCCGGCGACGCATCGTCAGCGGGTCGCTATTCTCTCCGCGCACCGCGCGCGTATCGCGGAGCGTCAACGGCACCTCACCGATGCCAGCAACGCTTTGGAGTCGAAAATTTCACACTACGAACTCCTCATCTCGGAGGGGCTGGACTGCGAGGGAGCCGCAGTCCCCAATCCAGCAGACAACGACCAGTAA
- a CDS encoding YdcF family protein, producing MSFDARAVALGLVAVLGLVLLIAVVVLELWFFVLWAAVLLAVQLAAFAVYALIYGRIEPPEGSASVVALGCGLGPGGSVTPLLASRLDRALGVYNGQLDAGSWPALIVSGGQGTDESVAEATAMKQYLAARGVAEAKVFAETESRNTRENLVYSKELLDSAGLTSEPMIVVTSDFHVLRTAGLTRDLGINAHVTGARAARTYSRKAFLREFAAVLQRYWKVNAVLLVGILAFVVFLQNVNG from the coding sequence ATGTCCTTTGACGCACGTGCGGTTGCGCTCGGCCTCGTCGCGGTGCTCGGGCTTGTACTTCTGATCGCGGTGGTCGTTCTCGAGTTGTGGTTTTTCGTGCTGTGGGCGGCGGTGTTGTTGGCTGTGCAGCTCGCAGCGTTTGCCGTGTACGCCTTGATTTACGGACGTATCGAGCCACCGGAGGGGAGTGCATCCGTCGTCGCGTTGGGCTGCGGGTTAGGTCCGGGCGGCAGCGTCACTCCATTGCTGGCGAGCCGGTTGGATCGTGCGCTCGGGGTGTACAACGGTCAGCTCGACGCCGGCAGCTGGCCGGCTCTGATCGTGTCGGGTGGGCAGGGGACCGACGAGTCGGTGGCCGAGGCCACTGCGATGAAGCAGTACCTCGCTGCGCGGGGCGTCGCGGAGGCGAAGGTCTTTGCGGAGACGGAGTCGCGGAATACCCGCGAGAATCTCGTGTACAGCAAGGAGTTACTCGACTCGGCGGGTCTGACATCCGAGCCGATGATTGTCGTTACCAGCGACTTTCATGTGCTGAGAACAGCAGGGCTCACCCGCGATCTGGGTATCAACGCTCATGTGACGGGGGCCAGAGCTGCCCGGACCTACTCGCGAAAGGCTTTCCTACGCGAATTCGCGGCTGTGCTGCAGCGCTATTGGAAAGTCAACGCCGTTTTGCTCGTTGGCATACTCGCCTTCGTGGTCTTCCTACAGAACGTCAACGGATGA
- a CDS encoding phytanoyl-CoA dioxygenase family protein, with amino-acid sequence MTDLPRIHASGPMQDITDALQEHGAVIVEDLLDQDLLRRFNEELDVHLNESAQGDERGFVNAGVAAFFGDRTEHLAGLAAKSEVFATEVLTHPIYRAVCDEVLLPNCATYQLNLAHVLNRGPGGTPQPLHRDEDVWVHLAKPRPTIMLASVLALRDFTADNGATRVIPGSHLWDVQRRPTDAEAIPAVMKAGSGIIYLGSTIHAAGANTTADQWRRGMHISYSVGWLRTEENQYLSIPLEQVRTLPRESQNILGFGVHDAIAQRGGYLGTVDLADPVELIAAGKL; translated from the coding sequence ATGACCGATCTTCCCCGTATTCACGCCTCCGGGCCCATGCAGGACATCACCGACGCGCTGCAAGAGCATGGTGCCGTGATCGTCGAAGACCTGCTGGATCAGGATCTGCTGCGGCGCTTCAACGAGGAGCTGGATGTACACCTGAACGAAAGCGCTCAGGGCGACGAGCGAGGCTTCGTCAATGCGGGGGTGGCGGCCTTCTTCGGCGACCGCACCGAGCATCTGGCCGGGCTGGCTGCCAAGTCCGAAGTGTTCGCCACCGAGGTGCTTACCCACCCGATCTATCGCGCGGTCTGCGACGAGGTGCTTTTGCCCAACTGCGCGACTTATCAGCTCAACCTTGCCCACGTGCTCAACCGCGGACCCGGCGGCACCCCGCAGCCGCTTCATCGAGACGAGGACGTGTGGGTTCACTTGGCCAAACCGCGGCCGACCATCATGTTGGCCTCGGTGCTGGCCCTGCGTGACTTCACCGCGGACAACGGTGCCACCCGCGTGATCCCGGGCAGTCACCTGTGGGACGTGCAACGCCGGCCGACCGACGCCGAGGCCATCCCCGCGGTGATGAAGGCGGGCTCGGGCATCATCTATCTCGGTTCCACAATCCACGCCGCCGGCGCCAACACTACGGCCGACCAGTGGCGCCGGGGGATGCACATCAGTTACAGCGTCGGTTGGCTGCGAACCGAGGAGAACCAGTACCTGTCGATCCCGTTGGAACAGGTTCGCACCCTGCCGCGCGAGTCTCAGAATATTCTGGGATTCGGCGTGCATGATGCGATCGCGCAGCGCGGGGGCTATCTCGGCACCGTGGACCTTGCCGACCCTGTCGAGCTGATCGCCGCCGGCAAACTGTAG
- a CDS encoding TetR/AcrR family transcriptional regulator C-terminal ligand-binding domain-containing protein produces the protein MTSDEPRTQRVRSGGRSEVVRTTVAATVLEMLREGNTTFSGADVAQRANIHRSTVYRWWPTRVALVEEALTLHTALLVAPDTGSWVTDVQALTREFANFFANPVEIALNAVLASDVDSEVAEIQRAHWNPILRDLSEMVARAKARGEVGEDVNARFVLQMIVGPLLLSTTFGKKPATSATVEAIAEATARAFAPTP, from the coding sequence ATGACGAGCGATGAACCCCGAACCCAACGCGTGCGCTCGGGTGGACGAAGCGAGGTCGTGCGGACCACGGTCGCCGCGACGGTGCTGGAGATGCTCCGCGAGGGCAACACCACATTCTCAGGCGCGGACGTCGCGCAGCGAGCGAACATCCACAGGTCGACCGTCTACCGATGGTGGCCGACCCGCGTGGCATTGGTCGAAGAGGCCCTCACGCTGCACACGGCACTACTCGTCGCCCCGGACACCGGATCCTGGGTCACCGATGTGCAGGCCCTCACCCGAGAGTTCGCTAATTTTTTTGCCAACCCGGTGGAGATCGCACTGAACGCGGTGCTCGCGTCCGACGTCGATTCCGAGGTAGCGGAGATCCAGCGCGCCCACTGGAACCCGATCCTGCGCGACCTGTCGGAGATGGTTGCCCGCGCGAAGGCGCGCGGCGAAGTAGGTGAGGACGTCAACGCCCGCTTCGTGCTGCAGATGATCGTCGGGCCACTCCTACTGAGCACAACTTTCGGCAAAAAGCCTGCCACCAGCGCCACAGTGGAGGCCATTGCGGAGGCGACCGCGAGGGCGTTCGCGCCAACCCCGTAG
- a CDS encoding ABC transporter substrate-binding protein: protein MTKQIKRGPAARLTPVLAAALGGALVLTSCASSGTGNDDSGSIGYVAEVADSSNAVAGGELTFGSYSFPRTLDPAETQAAGSTGGTEMAAIYDVLVKRDSRDGKFVPQLAETLDVDDDGMQWRMTLPEDATFSDGSPLDAAAVEWSMDRFGASYASGSQTWNHVVKSVDTADDRTVEFQLNQPWQDFPVLLATGAGMIVAESSVNGDRFTPIGAGPFTVQNYAPDEALVLTAREDYHAGRPNLDKVRFVPTTSANMQLDSLRSGELDMAFMFRNPDAIAQVEQDGWAGYRDLQGQGAVAFINQREGRPGQDIRVRQAIALAIDPAIIDQRTFGGNNDSPVGAAMFPEGSPWHSDVDPLVVDPDAARALLDEAKADGYDGKLTYVTTAEPTAEAGALAAQAMLGPVGFDVTIDRASSVSDLIRKLYIVNDFDIARGGMNLVDEAPYLRLYDGLGSDSGDNASGYADPKMDALLEELLNSQSEEASQDIIDKIQTQVNETVPYLVWAPAQIRVVWDERVQGAERSVDNIILLHRAWENEA, encoded by the coding sequence ATGACGAAACAGATAAAACGGGGGCCAGCGGCTCGGTTGACGCCGGTTCTCGCAGCGGCGCTGGGTGGCGCTTTGGTGCTGACCTCATGCGCCAGTTCGGGCACCGGCAACGACGACAGCGGTTCCATCGGATATGTCGCCGAGGTCGCAGACTCGTCGAACGCGGTGGCCGGTGGCGAGCTGACCTTCGGCTCCTACTCGTTTCCCCGCACGCTGGACCCCGCCGAGACACAGGCTGCAGGGTCCACAGGCGGCACAGAAATGGCCGCGATATATGACGTGCTGGTCAAGCGCGACAGCCGCGACGGGAAATTCGTCCCTCAACTCGCCGAAACGCTCGATGTCGACGACGACGGCATGCAATGGCGGATGACGCTGCCGGAAGACGCGACGTTCAGCGACGGCAGCCCGCTCGACGCGGCAGCCGTGGAATGGAGCATGGATCGGTTCGGCGCCAGCTACGCCAGTGGCTCGCAGACCTGGAACCACGTGGTCAAGTCTGTCGATACCGCCGATGACCGCACCGTGGAATTTCAGCTCAACCAACCGTGGCAGGACTTTCCAGTGCTGCTCGCCACCGGGGCCGGCATGATCGTCGCCGAGTCCTCTGTGAACGGCGACAGATTTACACCGATCGGGGCCGGGCCCTTCACGGTGCAGAATTACGCTCCAGACGAGGCACTGGTCCTCACCGCGCGCGAGGATTACCACGCCGGCCGCCCCAATCTGGACAAGGTCCGGTTCGTTCCGACCACCAGCGCCAACATGCAACTCGACTCGCTACGCAGCGGCGAGCTGGACATGGCCTTCATGTTTCGCAACCCCGACGCGATCGCGCAGGTCGAACAGGACGGCTGGGCTGGCTACCGTGACCTTCAAGGGCAGGGGGCGGTCGCGTTCATCAATCAGCGGGAAGGCCGACCGGGCCAGGACATCCGAGTACGCCAGGCTATTGCTCTGGCCATCGACCCGGCGATCATCGACCAGCGCACCTTCGGCGGAAACAACGACAGTCCAGTGGGCGCGGCGATGTTCCCTGAGGGCTCTCCGTGGCACAGCGACGTCGATCCACTCGTGGTAGACCCCGACGCGGCCCGTGCACTGCTGGACGAGGCGAAAGCCGATGGCTACGACGGAAAACTGACCTATGTGACCACTGCAGAACCGACGGCCGAGGCGGGTGCGCTGGCCGCACAGGCGATGCTGGGCCCAGTCGGCTTCGATGTCACGATCGACCGGGCCAGCAGCGTGAGCGATCTGATCCGAAAGCTCTACATAGTCAATGATTTCGATATCGCCCGAGGCGGCATGAACCTTGTCGACGAAGCGCCCTACCTTCGCCTGTACGACGGATTGGGCAGCGACTCCGGCGACAATGCGAGCGGCTACGCGGACCCCAAAATGGATGCGCTCCTGGAGGAACTGCTGAACTCGCAGTCAGAGGAAGCCAGCCAGGACATCATCGACAAGATACAGACGCAGGTCAACGAGACGGTGCCGTACCTGGTGTGGGCACCTGCACAAATCCGTGTGGTTTGGGATGAGCGAGTGCAGGGCGCGGAGCGCTCGGTCGACAACATCATTCTGCTGCACCGAGCGTGGGAGAACGAAGCATGA
- a CDS encoding saccharopine dehydrogenase NADP-binding domain-containing protein, with protein MKVVILSAGSVGGEVARELAKSGVVDEMVVADRDESLAREVVADVQSESMTAVAAGFDAADTASIDAVIAGADIVFNAVGPFYRFGMNIVRAAVAARAHYVDVCDEFDVTQKLINNSELDEAARAAGLTVLTGMGSSPGVTNLAARWAVDELTSAHTVNVVIGVPYRVDLGYTLNDHMLHSMSGNVSQYLDGAERDVPAWDSPQTFTMAEPFGTHDFGYMGHPEGVTLGRYIAGLRNAVVRFAWFEPEGVQIWKDLDRLGMLSGKVSDGLPISPREFLARYMTTPEGQRHLGIEVTDQLPGSAWQVAVDGEKDGVPTRIAIEGHILYPSSRNSAGTITAVPAAAALVELIEGRLTRRGIVAPEACIEDAEGFVRRVTAASEVGLHHTVTVTS; from the coding sequence ATGAAGGTCGTGATCCTCAGCGCAGGGAGCGTGGGTGGGGAAGTCGCCCGTGAGCTTGCCAAGTCGGGCGTCGTCGACGAGATGGTCGTCGCCGACCGTGACGAGTCGCTAGCAAGAGAAGTCGTAGCCGATGTGCAGTCCGAGTCGATGACCGCGGTCGCGGCGGGCTTCGATGCCGCCGACACCGCGAGCATCGACGCGGTGATTGCCGGCGCGGACATCGTCTTCAACGCCGTCGGCCCGTTCTATCGCTTCGGCATGAACATCGTGCGTGCGGCGGTGGCCGCGCGTGCCCACTATGTAGACGTGTGCGACGAGTTCGACGTCACGCAGAAGCTGATCAACAACTCGGAACTGGACGAAGCGGCACGAGCGGCCGGTTTGACGGTATTGACCGGCATGGGGTCCTCACCGGGAGTGACGAACCTGGCCGCGCGCTGGGCCGTGGACGAGTTGACGTCCGCACACACCGTCAATGTCGTGATCGGAGTGCCATACCGGGTGGACCTCGGCTACACGCTGAACGACCACATGCTGCACTCCATGTCCGGCAACGTATCGCAGTACCTGGACGGCGCAGAACGTGACGTGCCGGCGTGGGACTCACCGCAGACGTTCACGATGGCCGAGCCATTCGGCACTCACGACTTCGGTTACATGGGCCACCCCGAGGGTGTCACGCTGGGGCGCTACATCGCTGGACTGCGCAACGCGGTGGTGCGGTTCGCCTGGTTCGAGCCAGAGGGCGTGCAAATCTGGAAAGACCTCGACAGGCTGGGCATGCTCAGCGGCAAAGTCTCTGACGGGCTACCGATCTCACCGCGGGAATTCCTCGCCCGCTACATGACAACGCCGGAAGGCCAACGGCACCTAGGTATAGAGGTGACCGACCAACTCCCCGGCAGCGCCTGGCAGGTGGCCGTCGACGGAGAGAAAGACGGAGTGCCCACTCGGATCGCGATCGAAGGCCACATTCTTTACCCGAGTAGCCGAAATAGCGCGGGCACCATCACCGCAGTTCCCGCTGCGGCTGCCCTCGTCGAGCTGATCGAGGGACGACTGACCCGACGCGGAATCGTCGCACCCGAGGCTTGCATCGAAGACGCGGAGGGGTTCGTCCGCAGAGTGACAGCGGCATCGGAAGTGGGGCTGCACCACACCGTTACGGTGACCTCCTGA